From the Lysobacter sp. FW306-1B-D06B genome, one window contains:
- a CDS encoding M14 family zinc carboxypeptidase: MRTAALALMLALCADVRAADPDDAPLFVSAHYADRAALQRIAGRFQHVLVDETTRTARWEATREEILALRREGLDVRIDEAGTARLRASEPALHVGADAITGFACYRTVEETYATMDRLATQRPDLARVVDIGPSWLRARDANTGYRMRALVLGNAATDAQIANKPSMLVYGAIHAREYTPAELLTRFGEWLVDEYGRDPEATWLMDTYRFHLVLQANPDGRERAQSGASWRKNVNDRNGSCSPDDYGVDLNRNFPFRWNGAVDGSSGNPCAGTYRGPQGASEPETLNLLRYAAGVPDAGGVYRGGLFPDRRGDAASSPAPADYRGLFIDLHSYSKLVLWPWSHTASASANYRELRTLGRRLAWFNDYAPRQWVGLYIADGTTTDTMYGLLGVPSYTIEMGVAFFESCTTFQNTTLPRNLAALRYAARNLTAPYLYPGGPDAVSVSVSPASVRAGQPVIVTAVLDDSRYKQSNGTEAVHTVTAASAYLNQRPWSAGAVRIAMQAGDGAFDASRETVRATLATNGLAPGRHAVFVRGGDASGAVGTPNAAYFTVVP; this comes from the coding sequence ATGCGTACCGCCGCCCTCGCCCTGATGCTCGCCCTGTGCGCCGACGTGCGCGCGGCCGATCCGGATGACGCGCCGCTGTTCGTCTCGGCGCACTACGCCGACCGCGCCGCGCTGCAGCGCATCGCCGGGCGGTTCCAGCATGTGCTGGTGGACGAAACCACCCGCACCGCACGCTGGGAAGCGACCCGCGAAGAGATTCTGGCCTTGCGCCGCGAGGGCCTGGACGTGCGCATCGACGAGGCCGGCACCGCGCGGCTGCGCGCTTCGGAGCCTGCCCTGCACGTAGGGGCCGACGCGATCACCGGTTTCGCCTGCTATCGCACGGTGGAGGAAACCTACGCCACGATGGACCGCCTGGCCACGCAGCGGCCCGATCTGGCCCGAGTGGTCGACATCGGACCGAGCTGGCTGCGCGCGCGCGATGCGAACACGGGCTATCGCATGCGGGCGCTGGTGCTCGGCAACGCGGCGACCGACGCGCAGATCGCCAACAAGCCCAGCATGCTCGTGTACGGCGCGATCCACGCGCGCGAGTACACGCCGGCCGAGCTGCTCACGCGGTTCGGCGAATGGCTGGTGGACGAGTACGGTCGCGATCCCGAAGCGACGTGGCTGATGGACACCTACCGCTTCCACCTGGTGCTGCAGGCCAATCCGGATGGACGCGAACGCGCGCAGTCCGGAGCCTCGTGGCGCAAGAACGTCAACGACCGCAACGGTTCGTGCTCGCCGGACGATTACGGTGTCGACCTCAACCGCAATTTCCCGTTCCGCTGGAACGGTGCGGTCGACGGGTCCAGTGGCAATCCCTGCGCGGGCACCTACCGTGGCCCGCAAGGCGCATCCGAGCCGGAAACGCTGAACCTGCTGCGCTACGCCGCGGGCGTGCCCGATGCCGGCGGCGTCTATCGCGGCGGGCTGTTTCCCGATCGTCGCGGCGATGCCGCCTCATCGCCCGCGCCGGCCGACTATCGCGGCCTCTTCATCGACCTGCACAGCTACTCCAAGCTCGTGCTGTGGCCGTGGTCGCACACGGCCTCGGCCAGTGCCAACTACCGGGAACTGCGCACGCTCGGCCGGCGCCTGGCGTGGTTCAACGACTACGCGCCACGGCAGTGGGTCGGCCTGTACATCGCCGACGGCACCACCACCGACACGATGTACGGCCTGCTCGGCGTGCCGAGCTACACGATCGAAATGGGCGTGGCCTTCTTCGAAAGCTGCACGACTTTCCAGAACACCACGCTGCCGCGCAACCTCGCCGCGTTGCGCTATGCCGCACGCAACCTCACCGCGCCCTACCTGTATCCGGGCGGACCCGATGCGGTTTCGGTGAGCGTGTCGCCCGCGAGCGTGCGCGCGGGGCAGCCGGTCATCGTCACCGCGGTTCTCGACGACAGCCGCTACAAGCAGAGCAACGGCACGGAAGCGGTGCACACCGTCACCGCCGCCTCGGCCTATCTGAACCAGCGACCGTGGAGCGCCGGCGCGGTGCGCATCGCAATGCAGGCCGGCGACGGCGCCTTCGACGCGAGCCGTGAAACCGTGCGCGCCACGCTCGCCACGAACGGCCTGGCGCCCGGCCGCCATGCGGTGTTCGTGCGCGGCGGCGATGCCTCCGGTGCGGTGGGGACGCCAAACGCGGCGTACTTCACCGTCGTGCCCTGA
- a CDS encoding class I fructose-bisphosphate aldolase, which yields MSIEQLAETAQAMMAPGKGIIAIDESGATCAKRFAGVGIENTEENRRRYRELLLTTPKLNEYISGAILFDETIRQSTSDGVPFAKYMADNGMIPGIKVDKGTHNLAGFPGEVVTEGLDGLRARLEEYYKLGARFAKWRAVINIGDDIPSGTCIDANAHALARYAALCQEQGLVPMVEPEVIMDGSHDLETCFEVTEVSLRSLFASLYEHNVLLEGTILKASMVVPGTTSGEDVGYDEVAAATLQCLKSTVPATLPGIVFLSGGQSDEAATAHLNAMNQMGPNPWPLSFSYGRAMQAAALKLWSQDLVNNFARAQQTVYERARDNGLAALGQWKQAA from the coding sequence ATGAGCATCGAACAGCTTGCCGAAACCGCCCAGGCAATGATGGCCCCGGGCAAGGGCATCATCGCCATCGACGAGTCGGGCGCGACCTGCGCCAAGCGTTTCGCCGGCGTCGGCATCGAGAACACCGAAGAGAACCGCCGCCGCTACCGCGAGCTGCTGCTGACCACGCCGAAGCTCAACGAGTACATCTCCGGCGCGATCCTGTTCGACGAGACCATCCGCCAGTCCACCAGCGACGGCGTGCCGTTCGCCAAGTACATGGCCGACAACGGCATGATCCCGGGCATCAAGGTCGACAAGGGCACGCACAACCTCGCCGGTTTCCCGGGCGAAGTGGTGACCGAGGGCCTGGACGGCCTGCGCGCCCGCCTGGAGGAGTACTACAAGCTCGGCGCCCGCTTCGCCAAGTGGCGCGCGGTGATCAACATCGGCGACGACATTCCGTCGGGCACCTGCATCGACGCCAACGCCCACGCGCTGGCCCGCTACGCCGCGCTTTGCCAGGAGCAGGGCCTGGTGCCGATGGTCGAGCCGGAAGTGATCATGGACGGCAGCCACGACCTGGAAACCTGCTTCGAGGTCACCGAAGTCTCGCTGCGTTCGCTGTTCGCTTCGCTGTACGAGCACAACGTGCTGCTGGAAGGCACCATCCTGAAGGCCTCGATGGTCGTGCCGGGCACCACCAGCGGCGAAGACGTGGGCTACGACGAAGTGGCCGCCGCGACGCTGCAGTGCCTGAAGTCGACCGTGCCGGCCACGCTGCCGGGCATCGTGTTCCTCTCGGGCGGCCAGTCGGACGAGGCCGCCACCGCGCACCTCAACGCGATGAACCAGATGGGCCCGAACCCGTGGCCGCTGTCGTTCTCCTACGGCCGCGCCATGCAGGCCGCCGCGCTGAAGCTGTGGTCGCAGGACCTGGTGAACAACTTCGCCCGCGCGCAGCAGACCGTGTACGAGCGCGCCCGCGACAACGGCCTGGCCGCGCTGGGCCAGTGGAAGCAGGCCGCGTAA
- the pyk gene encoding pyruvate kinase — MTTTRRRTKILATLGPATDPPGVLDALLTAGVDVVRLNFSHGDPSSQIARANAVREAAQRVGVEVGILADLPGPKIRIERFAEGRVLLKTGDRFDLVASNDAPLGNLREVGVSYLGLPNDVRPGDVLLLDDGLLQLRVGAVEGERIVTTVLNDGALSDRKGLNKLGGGLSLGALTERDKELIKVAAELGADFIAVSFCRNAADMNEARRIARENGSDAALVAKVERAEAIENLTEIVDASDVVMVARGDLGVEIGDAELPGLQKKIIREALERNKVVITATQMLQSMVDSPIPTRAEVLDVANAVIDGTDAVMLSQESAAGRYPVKAVEAMARICLGAERQFNHDTDFEAAPRNLERADQAIAMAAMFLSEHIGVRAIIAMTESGGTARFLSRFRSQVPIYALSRHDGARRRMGLMRDVVAHDFDSRGLSSRDAARKAVKELFDLNLLSVGERVMFTSGDHMEQLGATNTLRLLQVGEGGTAEGLGEL; from the coding sequence ATGACGACCACAAGACGCCGCACCAAGATCCTCGCCACCCTCGGCCCGGCCACTGATCCGCCGGGCGTCCTCGACGCACTGCTCACCGCCGGCGTCGACGTTGTCCGCCTCAATTTCTCCCACGGCGATCCGTCTTCGCAGATCGCCCGCGCCAACGCCGTGCGCGAAGCCGCGCAACGCGTCGGCGTGGAAGTCGGCATCCTCGCCGACCTTCCCGGCCCGAAGATCCGCATCGAGCGCTTCGCCGAAGGCCGCGTGCTGCTCAAGACCGGCGACCGCTTCGACCTGGTCGCCAGCAACGACGCGCCGCTGGGCAACCTGCGCGAGGTCGGCGTGAGCTACCTCGGCCTGCCCAACGACGTTCGCCCCGGCGACGTGCTCCTGCTCGACGACGGCCTGTTGCAACTGCGCGTGGGCGCGGTGGAAGGTGAGCGCATCGTCACCACCGTCCTCAACGACGGCGCGCTGTCGGACCGCAAGGGACTGAACAAGCTCGGCGGCGGTCTGTCGCTGGGCGCGCTGACCGAACGCGACAAGGAACTCATCAAGGTCGCCGCCGAACTGGGCGCGGACTTCATCGCCGTGTCGTTCTGCCGCAATGCCGCCGACATGAACGAAGCGCGCCGCATCGCGCGCGAGAACGGCAGCGATGCCGCGCTCGTCGCCAAGGTCGAACGCGCCGAGGCGATCGAGAACCTGACCGAGATCGTCGATGCCTCCGACGTAGTGATGGTCGCGCGCGGCGACCTGGGCGTGGAGATCGGCGACGCCGAGCTTCCGGGCCTGCAGAAGAAGATCATCCGCGAGGCGCTGGAGCGCAACAAGGTTGTCATCACCGCCACGCAGATGTTGCAGTCGATGGTGGACAGCCCGATCCCGACGCGTGCGGAAGTGCTCGACGTCGCCAACGCCGTCATCGACGGCACCGATGCGGTGATGCTGTCGCAGGAATCCGCCGCCGGTCGCTATCCGGTCAAGGCGGTGGAGGCGATGGCGCGCATCTGCCTGGGCGCCGAACGCCAGTTCAACCACGACACCGATTTCGAAGCCGCACCGCGCAACCTCGAACGCGCCGACCAGGCCATCGCCATGGCGGCGATGTTCCTGTCCGAGCACATCGGCGTGCGCGCGATCATCGCCATGACCGAATCCGGCGGCACGGCGCGCTTCCTGTCGCGCTTCCGTTCGCAGGTGCCGATCTACGCGCTCTCGCGCCACGACGGCGCGCGCCGGCGCATGGGCCTGATGCGCGACGTGGTGGCGCACGACTTCGACAGCCGCGGCCTGAGCTCGCGCGATGCCGCGCGCAAGGCGGTCAAGGAACTGTTCGACCTGAACCTGCTCAGCGTGGGCGAACGCGTGATGTTCACCAGCGGCGACCACATGGAGCAGCTCGGCGCGACCAACACCCTGCGCCTGCTGCAGGTGGGCGAGGGCGGCACGGCCGAGGGGCTGGGCGAGCTCTGA
- a CDS encoding HAD hydrolase-like protein produces MATLFFDMDGTLIDSAIGITRCVEHALVAMDLPVPPHEELRRWIGPALRTSFGPLLNDEAKVEQAVLHYRDRFETHGWAEHEVYAGIGETIESLHGAGYTLAVVTAKNEPHARKIVDHLPFGHRFVDVIGATLDGSISHKDQLIAEALRRFDLPAGECWMIGDRRMDIEGARHHGMRNIGVLWGFGGETELREAGALHLASTPHDLPGLLAA; encoded by the coding sequence ATGGCAACGCTCTTCTTCGACATGGACGGCACGCTGATCGACTCCGCGATCGGCATCACCCGCTGCGTCGAGCACGCGCTGGTCGCGATGGACCTGCCGGTGCCGCCGCACGAGGAGCTGCGGCGCTGGATCGGCCCCGCGTTGCGCACCAGCTTCGGTCCGTTGTTGAACGACGAGGCGAAGGTCGAGCAAGCCGTGCTGCATTACCGCGACCGCTTCGAAACCCACGGCTGGGCCGAGCACGAGGTCTACGCCGGCATCGGCGAAACCATCGAATCGCTGCACGGCGCCGGCTACACGCTGGCCGTGGTCACCGCCAAGAACGAGCCGCACGCACGCAAGATCGTCGACCACCTGCCGTTCGGGCATCGCTTCGTCGACGTGATCGGCGCCACGCTGGACGGAAGCATCAGCCACAAGGACCAGCTCATCGCCGAGGCCCTGCGCCGCTTCGATCTGCCCGCCGGCGAGTGCTGGATGATCGGCGACCGCCGCATGGACATCGAAGGCGCGCGCCACCACGGCATGCGCAACATCGGCGTGCTATGGGGCTTCGGTGGCGAGACTGAACTGCGCGAGGCCGGTGCGCTTCACCTGGCGTCCACGCCGCACGACCTGCCCGGACTGCTGGCCGCCTGA
- a CDS encoding phosphoglycerate kinase → MSILRMSDLDLQGKRVLIREDLNVPIDDGRITSEQRITAALPTMKLALSMGAAVMVTSHLGRPKEGTWTQEDSLAPVAKRLSELLGIDVPLVKDWVDGVEVKPGQLVLLENCRMNVGEGKDDEALSKKYAALCDVYVMDAFGTAHRAQASTHGAIKFAKVAAGGPLLMAELDALAKALDNPARPLLAIVAGSKVSTKLELLSSLVSKVDQLIVGGGIANTFIAAMGHSVGKSLVEMDLIDTAKKIMADAKARGADIPVPTDVVVAPAFAADAPATVKAVDAVGADDMILDIGPQTAARYAELIKAAGTVVWNGPVGVFEFDAFGKGTETLARAIASSKAFSIAGGGDTLAAVDKYGIENDVSYISTGGGAFLEFLEGKELPAVTALKARAA, encoded by the coding sequence ATGTCCATCCTCCGCATGTCCGACCTCGACCTCCAAGGCAAGCGCGTGCTGATCCGCGAGGATCTCAACGTGCCCATCGACGACGGCCGCATCACGTCCGAACAGCGCATCACCGCCGCGCTGCCGACGATGAAGCTGGCGCTTTCGATGGGCGCCGCGGTGATGGTCACCTCGCACCTGGGCCGCCCGAAGGAGGGCACGTGGACGCAGGAGGACTCGCTGGCGCCGGTGGCGAAGCGGCTTTCGGAGCTGCTCGGCATCGACGTGCCGCTGGTGAAGGACTGGGTCGACGGCGTCGAGGTGAAGCCGGGCCAGCTCGTGCTGCTGGAGAACTGCCGCATGAACGTCGGCGAGGGCAAGGACGACGAAGCGCTGTCGAAGAAGTACGCCGCGCTGTGCGACGTGTACGTCATGGACGCCTTCGGCACCGCGCACCGCGCGCAGGCTTCCACGCACGGCGCCATCAAGTTCGCGAAAGTGGCTGCGGGCGGCCCGCTGCTGATGGCCGAACTCGACGCCCTCGCCAAGGCGCTGGACAACCCGGCGCGTCCGCTGCTGGCCATCGTTGCCGGCTCGAAGGTCTCCACCAAGCTGGAGCTGTTGTCGTCGCTGGTGTCCAAGGTCGATCAGCTGATCGTCGGTGGCGGCATCGCCAACACCTTCATCGCCGCGATGGGTCACAGCGTCGGCAAATCGCTGGTCGAGATGGATCTCATCGATACCGCGAAGAAGATCATGGCCGACGCCAAGGCGCGTGGCGCCGACATTCCCGTGCCCACCGACGTCGTCGTCGCGCCGGCCTTCGCCGCCGATGCGCCGGCCACGGTCAAGGCCGTCGACGCCGTGGGCGCGGACGACATGATCCTCGACATCGGCCCGCAGACCGCCGCGCGTTACGCCGAGCTCATCAAGGCCGCCGGCACGGTCGTGTGGAACGGCCCGGTCGGCGTGTTCGAGTTCGACGCCTTCGGCAAGGGCACGGAAACGCTGGCGCGCGCGATCGCGTCGTCGAAGGCGTTCTCCATCGCCGGCGGCGGCGACACGCTCGCGGCCGTGGACAAGTACGGCATCGAGAACGACGTGTCGTACATCTCCACCGGTGGCGGCGCGTTCCTGGAGTTCCTGGAAGGCAAGGAACTGCCGGCGGTGACGGCGTTGAAGGCGCGCGCGGCGTAA
- a CDS encoding ribonucleoside-diphosphate reductase subunit alpha codes for MTVTKRSGRREPVDLNKIVRAVTRNGEGLFSVDPMRVATRTISGLYDGASTRELDELSIRTAALLTAEEPEYGRLAARLLAGVIEKEVAGLEIHAFSQSVQRGHELGLINDRLLTFVQANARKLNDAIDQSLNARFDYFGLRTLYDRYLLRHPTARTVIETPQQFFLRIACALSEDVSEALSLYRRMAQLDYIPSSPTLFNSGTTHEQLSSCFLLDSPDDSLEGIYKRYMDVAKLSKFSGGIGLSYTRIRSRGSLIRSTNGLSNGIVPWLKTLDASVAAVNQGGKRKGAACVYLEPWHADVEEFLELRDNTGDETRRTHNLNLSNWIPDEFMRRVESDGEWSLFDPAKVPQLTDLWGDAFERAYHAAEAAGLATKKVKARDLYARMMRTLAQTGNGWMNFKDKSNRACNQTLREGNVVHLSNLCTEILEVTSQDETAVCNLGSINLSHHVELFEEGPVHGESGRFDFDKLAETVRLAVRQLDRVIDLNFYPIETARRANLKWRPVGLGVMGLQDVFFKLRLPFDSEPARALSRKIAENIYFHALCASNELAMERGRHPSFADTRAAQGELQFQAWGVEPEDMERWDGLRSRIAEHGLRNSLLVAIAPTATIASIAGCYECIEPQVSNLFKRETLSGDFLVVNRYLVDELKTLGLWTPELRDRIKMSEGSIQGVEAIPESLRAVYRTAWELPMRSLIDMAADRGAFIDQSQSLNLFIESPNIGQLSSMYMYAWKKGLKTTYYLRSRPATKIAKATVSGAAAQSPAPAYTPTEAVACSLENPEACEACQ; via the coding sequence ATGACGGTGACCAAGCGGAGCGGCCGCCGAGAGCCGGTCGATCTCAACAAGATCGTGCGCGCGGTGACGCGCAACGGCGAAGGGCTGTTCTCCGTCGATCCGATGCGCGTGGCCACGCGCACCATCTCCGGCCTGTACGACGGCGCCAGCACGCGCGAGCTGGATGAACTGTCGATCCGCACCGCCGCCCTGCTCACCGCCGAAGAGCCCGAATACGGTCGCCTGGCCGCGCGCCTGCTCGCGGGCGTGATCGAGAAGGAAGTCGCCGGGCTGGAGATCCATGCGTTCTCGCAATCGGTGCAGCGCGGGCACGAGCTGGGCCTGATCAACGACCGCCTGCTGACCTTCGTGCAGGCCAACGCGCGCAAGCTCAACGACGCGATCGACCAGTCGCTCAACGCGCGCTTCGACTACTTCGGCCTGCGCACGCTGTACGACCGCTACCTGCTGCGCCACCCGACCGCGCGCACGGTGATCGAGACGCCGCAGCAGTTCTTCCTGCGCATCGCCTGTGCGCTGAGCGAGGACGTGAGCGAGGCGCTGTCGCTGTATCGGCGTATGGCGCAGCTGGACTACATCCCGTCCTCGCCGACGCTGTTCAACTCCGGCACCACGCATGAGCAGCTGTCGAGCTGCTTCCTGCTGGACTCGCCCGACGACTCGCTGGAAGGCATCTACAAGCGCTACATGGACGTGGCCAAGCTCTCCAAGTTCAGCGGCGGCATCGGCCTGTCGTACACGCGCATCCGTTCGCGCGGCTCGCTGATCCGTTCCACCAACGGCCTGAGCAACGGCATCGTGCCGTGGCTGAAGACGCTGGACGCGTCCGTCGCGGCGGTGAACCAGGGCGGCAAGCGCAAGGGCGCGGCCTGCGTGTACCTGGAGCCGTGGCACGCGGACGTGGAGGAATTCCTTGAGCTGCGCGACAACACCGGCGACGAGACGCGCCGCACGCACAACCTCAACCTGTCGAACTGGATTCCCGACGAGTTCATGCGCCGCGTCGAGAGCGACGGCGAGTGGTCGCTGTTCGATCCGGCGAAGGTGCCGCAGTTGACCGACCTGTGGGGCGACGCATTCGAGCGCGCCTACCACGCCGCCGAAGCGGCGGGCCTGGCGACGAAGAAGGTGAAGGCGCGCGACCTGTACGCGCGGATGATGCGCACGCTCGCGCAGACCGGCAACGGCTGGATGAACTTCAAGGACAAGTCCAACCGCGCGTGCAACCAGACACTGCGCGAGGGCAACGTCGTGCACCTGTCGAACCTGTGCACGGAGATCCTGGAGGTCACCTCGCAGGACGAGACGGCGGTGTGCAACCTGGGCTCGATCAACCTCTCGCACCACGTCGAACTCTTCGAGGAAGGCCCGGTTCACGGCGAATCCGGCCGCTTCGATTTCGACAAGCTCGCCGAGACCGTGCGACTGGCGGTGCGTCAGCTCGACCGCGTCATCGACCTCAACTTCTACCCGATCGAAACCGCTCGCCGCGCGAACCTGAAGTGGCGCCCGGTGGGCCTGGGCGTGATGGGTCTGCAGGACGTGTTCTTCAAGCTGCGACTGCCGTTCGACTCCGAACCGGCGCGTGCGCTGTCGAGGAAGATCGCCGAGAACATCTATTTCCACGCGCTGTGTGCATCCAACGAACTGGCGATGGAACGCGGACGCCACCCAAGCTTCGCCGACACGCGCGCGGCACAGGGCGAACTTCAGTTCCAGGCCTGGGGCGTGGAGCCGGAGGACATGGAGCGCTGGGACGGCCTGCGTTCGCGCATCGCCGAGCACGGCCTACGCAACTCGCTGTTGGTCGCCATCGCGCCGACGGCAACGATCGCGTCGATCGCCGGCTGCTACGAGTGCATCGAGCCGCAGGTGTCCAACCTGTTCAAGCGCGAGACGCTGTCGGGTGATTTCCTCGTCGTGAACCGTTACCTCGTCGATGAGCTCAAGACGCTGGGCCTGTGGACGCCGGAACTGCGCGACCGCATCAAGATGTCGGAAGGCTCGATCCAGGGCGTCGAAGCGATCCCCGAATCGCTGCGTGCGGTGTACCGCACCGCGTGGGAGCTGCCGATGCGTTCGCTGATCGACATGGCCGCCGATCGCGGCGCCTTCATCGATCAGAGCCAGTCGCTCAACCTCTTCATCGAGAGCCCCAACATCGGCCAGCTGTCGTCGATGTACATGTACGCCTGGAAGAAGGGCCTGAAGACGACGTATTACCTGCGTTCGCGCCCAGCCACCAAGATCGCCAAGGCGACGGTGAGCGGCGCGGCCGCGCAGTCGCCTGCGCCGGCATATACGCCGACGGAGGCTGTCGCCTGTTCGCTCGAGAATCCCGAGGCCTGTGAGGCCTGCCAATAA
- a CDS encoding ribonucleotide-diphosphate reductase subunit beta: MTERNRLLDPGFDLTLRPMRYPQFYEMYRDAIRNTWTVEEVDFSLDVNDLKHKLGPAERHLIERLVAFFATGDSIVANNLVLNLYQHINAPEARMYLSRQLYEEALHVQFYLTLLDTYLPDPVARAKAFAAVENIPSIRAKAEFCFKWIDSIQDLQRIETTAQRRQFLLNLICFACCIEGLFFFAAFAYVYYLRSRGLMHGLASGTNWVFRDESCHMAFAFEVIDTARAEEPELFDDELKAQVVRMLEEAVECEMQFAQDVLSGGVAGLSPKDMRQYLQYCADQRLAQLGLPKHFGATNPFAFMDLQDVQEVTNFFERRVSAYQVGVEGEVAFDAAF; encoded by the coding sequence ATGACCGAACGCAACCGCCTGCTCGACCCGGGCTTCGACCTCACCCTGCGGCCGATGCGCTACCCGCAGTTCTACGAGATGTACCGCGACGCGATCCGCAACACGTGGACGGTCGAGGAGGTCGATTTCTCGCTGGACGTCAACGACCTCAAGCACAAGCTCGGCCCCGCCGAGCGCCACCTGATCGAGCGACTGGTCGCGTTCTTCGCCACCGGCGATTCGATCGTCGCCAACAACCTGGTGCTGAACCTCTACCAGCACATCAACGCGCCCGAAGCGCGCATGTACCTCTCGCGCCAGCTGTACGAGGAAGCGCTGCACGTGCAGTTCTATCTCACCCTGCTCGACACGTATCTGCCCGATCCGGTCGCGCGCGCGAAGGCGTTCGCGGCGGTGGAGAACATTCCGTCCATCCGCGCCAAGGCGGAGTTCTGCTTCAAGTGGATCGATTCGATCCAGGACCTGCAGCGCATCGAGACGACCGCGCAGCGCCGCCAGTTCCTGCTGAACCTGATCTGCTTCGCCTGCTGCATCGAGGGCTTGTTCTTCTTCGCGGCCTTCGCCTACGTCTATTACCTGCGTTCGCGCGGCCTGATGCATGGGCTCGCGTCGGGCACGAACTGGGTGTTTCGCGACGAGAGCTGCCACATGGCGTTCGCGTTCGAAGTGATCGACACCGCGCGCGCGGAGGAGCCGGAGCTGTTCGACGACGAGCTGAAGGCGCAGGTCGTGCGGATGCTGGAAGAAGCCGTGGAGTGCGAGATGCAGTTCGCACAGGACGTGCTCTCCGGCGGCGTCGCCGGGCTCTCGCCCAAGGACATGCGCCAGTACCTGCAGTACTGCGCCGACCAACGCCTGGCGCAACTGGGCCTGCCCAAGCATTTCGGCGCGACCAACCCGTTCGCGTTCATGGATCTGCAGGATGTGCAGGAAGTGACCAACTTCTTCGAGCGGCGCGTCTCGGCCTACCAGGTCGGCGTCGAAGGCGAAGTGGCGTTCGACGCGGCGTTCTGA
- a CDS encoding DUF4019 domain-containing protein, whose protein sequence is MHPLKQALFATALAGIAFAVASQPAPQRAAPAASRAPATDIGPSNVVQAATEVAQLIDGGRIAEVWDGSSPVSQRAITRDKFVAEVNAQRKPLGAPTSRHWIAVTRNAVQGDKTVPSGMYVSARFETHFAGNRIAEELFSFRYDEDSTWRLSGYWIK, encoded by the coding sequence ATGCATCCGCTCAAGCAAGCCCTCTTCGCCACCGCGCTGGCGGGCATCGCATTCGCGGTGGCATCGCAACCGGCGCCGCAGCGCGCGGCGCCGGCCGCATCCCGCGCACCGGCGACCGACATCGGCCCGTCGAATGTCGTGCAGGCCGCGACCGAGGTGGCGCAACTGATCGACGGCGGGCGCATTGCCGAAGTGTGGGACGGCTCTTCGCCGGTCAGCCAGCGCGCGATCACGCGTGACAAGTTCGTCGCCGAGGTCAACGCGCAGCGCAAGCCGCTCGGTGCGCCGACCTCGCGCCACTGGATCGCGGTGACGCGCAACGCGGTGCAGGGCGACAAGACGGTACCAAGCGGCATGTACGTGAGCGCACGCTTCGAAACGCACTTCGCGGGCAACCGGATCGCTGAAGAGCTGTTCTCGTTCCGCTACGACGAAGACAGCACCTGGCGACTGAGCGGCTACTGGATCAAGTAA